Genomic DNA from Spiroplasma alleghenense:
TCTTTGCTGGTTAACCCAACATTAATCAGATAGTTGGCTTTGTTTAATCTAATGTTAACTAAGCTTTTAATAATTTGAGAAACTGATTTAAAATTAAAATCATTTTTAGCAAAGCCTCAATGATCATTAACAGTTTCACAAACCTCTTTAACAACTTGTCCGCTTGCTTGTGATAATTGTTCAGTTAAAGCACCTTGTTCAAAAGTAATTATTTCAAGAAATTCATTTTTTAAATTTCCCTTATCATTTAATCCAGTATTATTTGCGATAATAGCATTGGGTTGATTTTTTCTAATCATCGAATATAGTTCATTTTCTTTTCAATCATTTTCAGGTTTACTTCAATTTCCATCAAACCAAAACCCACCAACTTCACCATAATTTTTTGTTAAGATTTCAACTGACTTATAAAGATAATCAAGATAATTATCAAAATTATTTTCAAAATCTGGGTGAGCTCAATCTAAAGTGGTATGATAAAAAACAGGTTTAATTTTGTGTTTGTCACAAGCTTGAACAAAATTTTTAATTAAATCTTTTTGAGTTTTAGTATGAGTGATATCAAGTGATGATAAACCTTTTGTGTCATACAAAGAAAAACCATCATGATGACGAGTTGTTAAAACAATATAATTTAAACCACTAGCTTTTGCCCATTTGGCAATTCCATCAAAGTCGGGTTTTAATTCAACCTGATTAAGTGGGCCGATTTTTTGATAATATTCTTCTTTGGTTAATTTGTTCATATTTCAGTATCATTCGCCTTCACCAAATCGTGAATACAAACCATAGTGAATGAAGAGACCATAACCTAAAGAGCTATAGTTTTGTACTCTTGTATTCATTTTTGTCTCCTATTTATTTTAAAGAACAAATAATTATTTTAGATTTCACTGCGATTTAAAAAATTAGCTAAATTTTCGTCTATTAAGTAAATTAAAATCATTTTCAAAATAAAGATAGTTGAAATTTCTGATGAAAATCTTATCCCCAATTGATTATCAGAAGTTCCGATTTCAATTATGTTTAATGGATCAACTTTTTCTAGAACTTTTGCACTAGTTCTTTTTGTTATAAAAAATGGTTCAATTTCTTTCAAGTTCGGTTTATCAAGCAATCATTCAAAAATTGGATCTGATAAACTTACCGAAACTATACAAACAAAATCTTCTTTAGTAATGTTTGAAGCATACGCCATTTGTTGTTCAGTATTTTTTGAAAATACTACATTAAAGTTCATTCTTACTAACAAATCACTTATCAATTTTATGAGAATGGCATTACTTCCTAAACCAAAGAAATAAATCCTTTTAGCTTTCTTTATTTCTAAAGCCATTTTTTCAAATTTTTGATTGTTCATATCAAAACCGTTTCGAACTGAATTTATTACATTTTGAGTAAATAATTCTCCACGCTTATCATTTTCTGAAATTAGTAATTCTGAATCAACTTTTCTAAGAATTTCATGACCTTCATCTTTTAATAAAAATTGTAATTCTTTAAAACCATCTATGCCCATGCTACGACAAAATCTAGTTATAGTTGGTGCACTGGTATTGGTTAATTTTGCTAATTTAAAAATCGTTAAATTATTAAAATCTAATTCATTATTTTTCATTAAGTAATTGGCAACCGATACATAACTTTGATTTACGTTATCGTCAATTACTTTCTTCATTTTTTCTACTAAACTTAACTTCATATTAAAATTATATACTATTTTAAAATAACTATCTTGTCATTTTGCTTAACATACCATTTAATTGTTAAATTTGGATTATTATCGTTTAGATTGAACTTTCAGTTAGTTTTTAGATCTACTTTAAATTCAATCAGTTTTTTTTCTTTTGCTTTAAGTTCAACTTTCTCAAAATCCACAAGTTCTTCTTTTCGCTGAGTAAATATTGAGTCGCGGACTTCCTTAAATAACAAGATTGGTTCTGTTCTATTAAATGAGTTAGGATTTTCTAATTCTAGGATAATCGAAACTTGATTATCGTTTTTAGCAAAGTCCTTTGCTTTAATTTCAAATGGCAGACCATATCCCAGACCATATCCGAACGGAAATAAGGTTTCGCTTTCGGGTAAATCAAAGTACTTATAGCCTCCAATATTTTTATCATTGTATCTTAATGAATTTATACTTGTATATCTTGGAAAGCTGTGATTTAATCTCCCTGATGGTTCTAAATCTCCTAATAAGATTTTTGAAATTACATCTCCAGCTCTATTTCCTGGATATCAGGTAATAACCATAGCATCACTTCTAGAAAAGATCGTTGTTAGTACCATTGGTTTACCAGTATTGATAATAGTTATAATTTTTTTAGCCTTTATAGTTTCAAAAGAATTAATTTGTTCTTTTGGTAAATCTAAATTATGCAAGTCAACACCTTCCCCAGATGTCATAGTTTTTTGTTTGCTACTTTTTATAGCTCCGTTACTTTCAAACTGAGCTGTGAAATCGCGCTTGCTATTTCCACCTCCAAAAAATATAACTAAATCATAATCTTGGGTATTTACTTTAATGTCATAATTTGAATATGATACTTTTCAATTTAATTTATTTGCAATCTGATTAATTCCATCTTGATAAGTACTAAAATTATCTTTTTGAAAAGATGAATAATCACCAAGTTGATAATAAACATCATCTATATTGTCACCAACAACTAAAACTTTTTGATTATAAGTTTTTAATGGTAGGATATCTTTATCGTTTTTTAAAACAACAGAACCTGAAGCAGCCATTGCAATATTAATATTTTGATCTTCTTGAAATATTTTTTTCTCTTCAAATAAATTTTTGTCCAATAAATTTAGTTCGTTTTTTAATTTTAAAACATTAAAGACTGCCTGATCGATATCTGATTCTTTTATAAGATTTTGTTTTAGACACGAATCTAAATCTAAAAATGTTTTATCTCAAAGAGAAATATCAATTCCAGATTTTAAAGCCGAAGCCGCTACAATATGATTATTATTTATTCATTTCTGTTGCAAACCATCTATAGCCAGTCCATCAGCCATTATCATTCCTTGATAATTTAATTTATTTCTTAAAATATCTTTTAAAAGCCACTCATTAACAATACAAGGCACTCCGTCAATTTCATTGTAGGCCACCATAACTGATTTTACTTTCTTATCCAAAGCTCCGTAAAAAGGTTTCATATGGATTTCTTCAAGTTCTCTATTTCCAATATTTGCATTTAATCCATTTTTTCCATCTGCAGCTGCTCCATAAGCAATAAAATGTTTTATCGTAACTCCCACTTTATCTTCGGCTTGCATATTTTCAACCATAACAGAATTAAATTTACTTGCAATTAAAGGATCCTCTGAAAAACATTCTTCAGTTCTTCCTCAACGCTTGTCAACGGGAATATCCAGACCAGAAATTAAAGCAAGATTTACCCCTTTACTCTCTAAAAGTTTTCTTTGTTCATTAATAACTTTTCCATAATTTTTTAAATCAAAACTAGAACCAATGGAAATATTTGTAGGATAAGATTCTGAGAAAAGGGACTGATGTCCGTGAGGGCACTCTTCTGCAATTAATGCAGGAATTTTCAATCTAGTGTTTTCTAAAATATAATTCTGTACTAGATTAATAATTTTTATTTGATCACCATTAGCAAATCCATTTTCAAAATCTTTCTTTGTTCATGGGTCTGTTCTCAGTATTCCGTATATCGAACCAACGCCACCAAAATCTTTAATAAAATTTTTAAACTCATCAGTTAAGAAATACTGGTTGTCTTTTTTGTATCAGATAGTTCAACCATAATGAGGTTGATTAATTTGACCAATTTTTTCCTTCAAAGTCATAGACTCAATAATTTTTAATATTTCTTTTTTGTTTTTCATTTGTACCTACTTATAGAGCAACATGGCTCCTATTTTTCCTGATTCATTTTCAAATTCAGCACTTTTAATTTCAGCATTTAATTCTAATCCTGTTTTTTTAAAGTTATCACTAACTTTGTTTTTCAATTTTTCTAAGAAGAAATTATTTTTACTCACAGCTCCTCCGATTAAAATCAATTCTAAATCTAGTAATAATAAAGTATTGGTTAATACAGAAGCAATATTTTCAATTTGTTTTTCTGCCAATTGAACGGCAACTTGATTTGATTTTTCTTCAGCTTCTTTTCATATTTGAGCGGCGGTTTTTTTAATTTCAGTTTTAATTAAATACTTTTCCATTAACCCATACATTCCGCACTCCTGAGAAATATTACGATTTTGGTTAAAGTCTATAAAACCACACCCAATTTCCCCGGCAGAAAATGAAGATCCAATAATAATTTGGCTATTCAAGCAAAGCGAACCTCCCAAGGCAGTGCCTATAGTAAACA
This window encodes:
- a CDS encoding ROK family protein, with translation MKKYLCFDIGGLSLKYSVLDESLKEYEKGQINYELAPREEIWNSIKEIYLNLKDKISLFGIAISSSGIVDPVAGEIVYIKTGNSKKEIKKIKDLIDLKDVEIRIDNDARCALRAEQFLGAAKKSKDFAMFTIGTALGGSLCLNSQIIIGSSFSAGEIGCGFIDFNQNRNISQECGMYGLMEKYLIKTEIKKTAAQIWKEAEEKSNQVAVQLAEKQIENIASVLTNTLLLLDLELILIGGAVSKNNFFLEKLKNKVSDNFKKTGLELNAEIKSAEFENESGKIGAMLLYK
- a CDS encoding alpha-L-fucosidase, with the translated sequence MNTRVQNYSSLGYGLFIHYGLYSRFGEGEWYWNMNKLTKEEYYQKIGPLNQVELKPDFDGIAKWAKASGLNYIVLTTRHHDGFSLYDTKGLSSLDITHTKTQKDLIKNFVQACDKHKIKPVFYHTTLDWAHPDFENNFDNYLDYLYKSVEILTKNYGEVGGFWFDGNWSKPENDWKENELYSMIRKNQPNAIIANNTGLNDKGNLKNEFLEIITFEQGALTEQLSQASGQVVKEVCETVNDHWGFAKNDFNFKSVSQIIKSLVNIRLNKANYLINVGLTSKDKVGGLEQETLTKVGEWIKQNGFCLFEDFSVVYQKEMVSVIETKNDYFILVDNLKSGGHVDEIAYGAQALPTLELKNISNKIKTIIGLDDNEELEFSQNKDVLKIKPKSFKYGFNSIIKVYQASKEDQHA
- a CDS encoding MurR/RpiR family transcriptional regulator is translated as MKKVIDDNVNQSYVSVANYLMKNNELDFNNLTIFKLAKLTNTSAPTITRFCRSMGIDGFKELQFLLKDEGHEILRKVDSELLISENDKRGELFTQNVINSVRNGFDMNNQKFEKMALEIKKAKRIYFFGLGSNAILIKLISDLLVRMNFNVVFSKNTEQQMAYASNITKEDFVCIVSVSLSDPIFEWLLDKPNLKEIEPFFITKRTSAKVLEKVDPLNIIEIGTSDNQLGIRFSSEISTIFILKMILIYLIDENLANFLNRSEI
- a CDS encoding glycoside hydrolase family 3 protein encodes the protein MKNKKEILKIIESMTLKEKIGQINQPHYGWTIWYKKDNQYFLTDEFKNFIKDFGGVGSIYGILRTDPWTKKDFENGFANGDQIKIINLVQNYILENTRLKIPALIAEECPHGHQSLFSESYPTNISIGSSFDLKNYGKVINEQRKLLESKGVNLALISGLDIPVDKRWGRTEECFSEDPLIASKFNSVMVENMQAEDKVGVTIKHFIAYGAAADGKNGLNANIGNRELEEIHMKPFYGALDKKVKSVMVAYNEIDGVPCIVNEWLLKDILRNKLNYQGMIMADGLAIDGLQQKWINNNHIVAASALKSGIDISLWDKTFLDLDSCLKQNLIKESDIDQAVFNVLKLKNELNLLDKNLFEEKKIFQEDQNINIAMAASGSVVLKNDKDILPLKTYNQKVLVVGDNIDDVYYQLGDYSSFQKDNFSTYQDGINQIANKLNWKVSYSNYDIKVNTQDYDLVIFFGGGNSKRDFTAQFESNGAIKSSKQKTMTSGEGVDLHNLDLPKEQINSFETIKAKKIITIINTGKPMVLTTIFSRSDAMVITWYPGNRAGDVISKILLGDLEPSGRLNHSFPRYTSINSLRYNDKNIGGYKYFDLPESETLFPFGYGLGYGLPFEIKAKDFAKNDNQVSIILELENPNSFNRTEPILLFKEVRDSIFTQRKEELVDFEKVELKAKEKKLIEFKVDLKTNWKFNLNDNNPNLTIKWYVKQNDKIVILK